The following coding sequences are from one Halobacteriovorax sp. JY17 window:
- a CDS encoding outer membrane beta-barrel protein, translated as MKNIKIISLFSLLLFTSQSFAGVLVEPFLGFGIGSGEYVSGAQTADNKYTGPQFGARLGYTALGFMGGLEYRKTSGSLSYDKHSGGGVWANSGTDQDYSGTEIGAFIGYELPILLRAYVGYTFNTKWELDKNGTWIGAANDELSGNTTTLGVGFTGLPFVSLNVEFRMIELDKYKNVSAGTETSADYSSNEVVLGVSLPLDL; from the coding sequence ATGAAAAATATCAAAATTATTTCCCTTTTTTCCTTACTACTTTTTACATCACAATCATTTGCAGGCGTTCTCGTTGAACCATTTCTTGGCTTTGGTATCGGTTCTGGTGAGTATGTATCTGGTGCTCAGACTGCTGACAATAAGTACACAGGCCCTCAATTTGGAGCAAGGCTTGGTTATACGGCGCTTGGGTTCATGGGTGGACTAGAATATAGAAAGACTTCTGGATCTCTTAGTTACGATAAGCACTCCGGTGGTGGAGTATGGGCCAATAGTGGAACTGATCAAGATTATTCAGGAACTGAAATTGGCGCTTTCATTGGTTATGAACTGCCAATTTTACTAAGAGCTTACGTTGGTTATACTTTTAATACAAAGTGGGAATTGGATAAGAATGGTACTTGGATTGGTGCTGCTAATGATGAGCTAAGTGGTAATACAACAACTCTAGGTGTTGGTTTCACAGGGCTTCCATTTGTAAGTTTAAATGTTGAATTTAGAATGATTGAACTTGATAAATATAAGAATGTTAGTGCTGGAACTGAAACATCGGCCGACTATAGTTCAAATGAAGTTGTGCTTGGTGTGTCTCTACCTCTTGATCTATAA